In Oryctolagus cuniculus chromosome X, mOryCun1.1, whole genome shotgun sequence, a single window of DNA contains:
- the LOC100357521 gene encoding DDB1- and CUL4-associated factor 12-like protein 2, with product MAPQHAGSRKRKAPAHEAAAGGSASPGSAGADREGPLQPKKQRRPAPRRSLVHYLKDREVGAPGRAGLPGFERQLSSHAVRSLPEVLTERPLALGTLNKVFASQWLNARQVVCGTKCNTLFVVDVHSGHITRLPLMRDRVPALVGPQPGCGIHAIELNPSKTLLATGGENPNSLAIYQLPTLDPVCLGDRQGHSDWIFAIAWMSDTVVVSGSRDGTVALWRLDPDIFSDCIAWRNVMKVPLYAHIRPKDVEAIPRASINPGNRKVRALAFSGKNQELGSVSLDGYFHLWKPRSNLSRLLSVRLPYFRENVCLTYCEELSLYAVGSQSHVSFVDPRQRQHNIRPLCSREGGTGVRSLSFYHDIITVGTGHGSLLFYDVRAQKFLEERGDAVLDSSPGTARRKLKLTCGRGWLKHDGFWVNYYGGVDEFPNALYTHCYNWPEMKLFVAGGPLPSGLHGNYAGLWS from the coding sequence ATGGCCCCGCAGCACGCAGGTAGCAGGAAGCGGAAAGCGCCCGCGCACGAGGCCGCCGCCGGGGGCTCGGCGTCGCCGGGGTCGGCCGGGGCGGACAGAGAGGGGCCGCTGCAGCCCAAGAAGCagaggcggccggcgccgcgacgCTCGCTGGTGCACTACCTGAAGGACCGCGAGGTGGGTGCGCCGGGGCGCGCGGGGCTCCCGGGCTTCGAGCGCCAGCTGAGCAGCCACGCGGTGCGGAGCCTGCCCGAGGTGCTGACGGAGCGCCCGCTGGCCCTGGGCACCCTCAACAAGGTGTTCGCGTCGCAGTGGCTGAACGCCAGGCAGGTGGTGTGCGGCACCAAGTGCAACACGCTCTTCGTGGTGGACGTGCACTCGGGCCACATCACGCGCCTCCCCCTGATGCGGGACAGGGTGCCGGCGCTGGTCGGGCCCCAGCCGGGCTGCGGCATCCACGCCATCGAGCTGAACCCCTCCAAGACGCTTCTGGCCACGGGGGGCGAAAACCCCAATAGTCTGGCCATCTACCAGCTGCCCACCCTGGACCCCGTGTGCCTGGGCGACCGCCAGGGCCACAGCGACTGGATCTTTGCCATCGCCTGGATGAGTGACACCGTGGTTGTGAGCGGCTCCCGCGACGGCACCGTGGCTCTGTGGCGTTTGGACCCTGACATTTTCAGTGACTGCATTGCCTGGCGCAATGTGATGAAGGTGCCCTTGTATGCCCACATCCGCCCGAAGGACGTGGAAGCCATCCCCAGGGCCAGCATCAATCCCGGTAACCGCAAAGTCCGCGCCTTGGCTTTCAGCggcaagaaccaggagctgggctcCGTCTCCCTGGACGGCTACTTCCACCTGTGGAAACCTCGGAGCAACCTGTCCAGGCTGCTGTCCGTCAGGCTGCCCTACTTCCGGGAGAACGTGTGCCTGACCTACTGCGAGGAGTTGTCCCTGTACGCCGTGGGCTCCCAGTCCCACGTCTCCTTCGTAGATCCGCGCCAGCGCCAGCACAACATCCGCCCGCTGTGCTCCCGGGAAGGTGGCACTGGCGTGCGCTCGCTGAGCTTCTACCACGACATCATCACCGTGGGAACGGGCCACGGCTCCCTGCTCTTCTACGACGTCCGCGCCCAGAAGTTCCTGGAGGAGAGAGGCGACGCCGTCCTGGACTCCTCTCCAGGCACTGCCCGGAGGAAGCTGAAGCTCACCTGTGGCAGAGGCTGGCTCAAACACGATGGGTTCTGGGTGAACTACTATGGTGGTGTGGACGAATTTCCCAATGCTCTCTACACGCATTGCTACAACTGGCCAGAGATGAAGCTCTTTGTAGCTGGGGGGCCTCTCCCTTCTGGCCTCCATGGGAACTATGCGGGCCTGTGGAGCTAA